One window of the Rissa tridactyla isolate bRisTri1 chromosome 9, bRisTri1.patW.cur.20221130, whole genome shotgun sequence genome contains the following:
- the TSPAN3 gene encoding tetraspanin-3 has protein sequence MGQCGITSSKTVLVFLNLIFWAAAGILCYVGAYVFITYDDYDHFFEDVYTLIPAVIIIAVGTLLFIIGLIGCCATIRESRCGLATFVIILLLVFVTEVVVVVLGYIYRAKVEDEVDHSIRKVYNGYNGTNPDAASRAIDYVQRQLRCCGIHNYSDWENTVWFKQTKNNSVPLSCCKATLSNCTGSLTRPMDLYSEGCEALVVKKLQEIMMYVIWAALAFAAIQLLGMLCACIVLCRRSRDPAYELLITGGTYA, from the exons GCAGCAGCAGGCATACTGTGCTACGTGGGAGCCTATGTGTTCATCACATATGATGACTATGATCACTTCTTTGAAGATGTCTACACACTAATTCCAGCAGTTATTATCATAGCTGTGGGAacacttctttttattattgGACTCATTGGGTGCTGTGCCACAATTCGTGAAAGTCGCTGTGGACTTGCTACG TTTGTGATCATCCTGCTCTTGGTTTTTGTCACTGAAGTTGTGGTGGTGGTTCTTGGATACATCTACAGAGCAAAG GTGGAGGATGAAGTTGATCACAGCATTCGGAAAGTATACAATGGGTACAATGGGACAAACCCTGATGCAGCCAGTCGTGCTATTGACTATGTACAGAGACAG TTGCGCTGCTGTGGGATCCATAACTATTCAGACTGGGAGAATACTGTCTGGttcaaacaaactaaaaataacagTGTGCCGCTTAGCTGTTGCAAAGCAACCCTCAGCAATTGTACTGGCAGTTTGACCCGCCCCATGGACCTTTATTCTGAG GGGTGTGAGGCTCTGGTTGTGAAGAAGCTTCAAGAGATCATGATGTATGTCATCTGGGCAGCACTAGCATTTGCTGCTATTCAG CTTCTGGGCATGTTGTGTGCCTGTATAGTACTATGTAGGAGGAGTCGGGATCCTGCCTACGAACTTCTCATCACTGGTGGAACCTATGCCTAG